TCATCTGCCAAAGATAATACACTTAGCTTATTTGTTTAAAATACAGCTAAACGCTATAGCAATGGCTGATATGAAAATAGAAATCACTGAAATTTTAAGTATAGATAGCACAGATATTGACCCCAATATTACCTGTACTGGTTGTAAAGCATGTTGTTGTAAATTAGAAGTGATTTTAATCTCCGAGACGGGCGTACCTGAAGAGTATATTGGTGAAGACCAATGGGGCGGAGAAGTGATGAAACGCCTAGATGATGGATGGTGTATTGCAGTTGATAGAGAGACCTTAATGTGTACTATTTATGAAAATCGACCATGGGTATGTCGTGAATTTGAAATGGGTTCATACGAGTGTGTAGAAGAAAGGCAGCAAATGTAAGTACTTAATTTAGATACTGTGAATAAAGGATTTGTCAGTTAATGAATGGAATGCAATTTTTTATAGAGTTATTAGATAAACTAGCTTGGCCGTTAGTTTTTATTTTTAGTGTTGTTACACTTCAAAAACCTTTGGCGGCGCTTATTCCGCTTGCTAAAAAGTTCAAATTTAAAGATTTTGAAATTGAGTTTGGCCAAGAATTAAAAGCGGTTTCCAAAAAAGCTGAAGGTGCATTTCCTGAACTGGAAATCGATAAAAAATCCGTACTTATAGCCTCAGTCGAAAACCTCCCCAATTCATCAATTTTACAAGCATGGAGTGAAGTTGATAAAGCCGCTGAAAATCTTATCCGAATTAAATTACCCAATGTCATATTGGATTCCAATACTCGATACAAAGACATTGAAGAAACACTAGTCTCTGAACATATCATCGATACCAAAAAAGCAAAATTATTCAGCGAATTACGTGTGCTGAGAAACAAAGTTGCCCACGCTAAAGGTTATGAAGTTGGTAAGGTTGAAGCCATACAATATATTGAATTATGTTTTGTGATGGTTGATCACTTAAATCATATTAGGCAGTTATAATGATTTGACTATGATAAAACAGCAAACATTAACGCACGTTAGTCAGGCTAAGAACCATGAGCTCAAGACATGGCTCACTGACAAAGAAAGTCTTTATCGATGGGGAATACAATTAATGATTACCATAAGACCATAAAAGATTTGCAGTCTGCTTTTTTGTCGATATATTATATTCACATTGTACGTATTCCATACAAATTTCATTCATTTTTTTGATATAAATATTGGCAAAACAGGAGTATTTATATGTCTGATGATACCCACGGCTTTTCTATCGGCGTCGATAGAGTCAACAATGATGTTTTCTTGTCATTAAAAGCAAAAGGCACACTAACTCATCAAGATTATCTCACTATTTCTCCGATCATAGACTCAGCTTTAGCGGAGGTTAAACATCCCAAAGTTAATGTGTTTATAGATGGTACTGAATTGAATGGATGGGAAATAAGAGCTGCCTGGGATGATCTTAAACTGGGACTCAAACACGGTAACGAATTTCAAAAAATAGCTATTTATGGTAATAAAGGTTGGCAAGAGGTGGCTGGCAAAGTTGCGAAATGGTTTATTAATGGTGACTCTAAATTCTTTGAAGACAAAGAACAAGCAATGAAGTGGCTGTTGAGTTAGACTAAGGTGTTGATAGGTAAACTAATTTTATTAATCGTTTTAGCGCCAACTTGTTAGTGATTAACGCTTACTGATGATGTTAATCAGAAAGTGTTTTTAGCTAATATCAAATCCAAATGAATTAAGTCAAAATTGTATGAAATAGTACTATAGCCGCATAATGTCAGCTTTTAGAACACTCATAAGCTGATTGTTAAATTGACTCGCTGTGAAATTGAATCTTAATTACAACTATTCTCAATTAAACATGAACAGATAAATTATACCTACAGTTTACTAGCAACAATTTGTTTTTTACTTGTTTTAATTCATATTTGTCTATACTTATTTTATGAAAAGGAAATTCAGAAAGTGTAGGCATAGTGACTAGAGAAATACATTCCATACTTGTAGTTGATGACCAGGAAATAATCAGGCAAATTTTTATTAAAAGTCTGCAGTTACTCGGTACCTATCAAATCACTGAAGCTTCTGATGGACTTGAAGCATTTACATTAATTAAATCGCAACCATTTGACCTTGTGTTTTGTGATTTAAATATGCCCGTAAAAGATGGGTTATATCTTCTGCAACGCCTTATTGAGATTCAATACACGAGTCCAATTGTACTTTTTAGTGGGGAAGATGAGACGCTCTTAAACTCAGCAAAAGTATTAGCAACACACTACCACCTCAATATTTTAGATATTGTGCCTAAACCAATAACTTCAGTAATGCTTAAGGATTTTATTGAACAAGCCAGCTCGATAAAAATTTTTCCTAAACAAAAAAAATTGGTCACTTTTACCTATAAACAACTGCAATATCATTTAGTACAAGGCCATGTAAAAGCTTTCCTTCAACCTCAATACGACCTCAAAACCAATCAAGTCTGTGGTTTTGAAGCACTTGCTAGAATTGTTTATGGTGAAAACGTTATATCTCCAGCACAATTTATCAATGCAGCTGAAGATACTGATTTAATTATTCCCTTGACCAAAGCGGTTATCTTGGACGCTTTTAAATACTTTTCTAGATTAAAAAAACCTTACCTAAGCCTAAATCTGTCTATAAATTTGTCCGGTAAAATTCTTGGTGATGAAACATTGCCGCAATGGATTGAAGAGCAAGCCTGCGCACTTGGAATTGCCAATAGTTCTATTACCTGTGAGTTAACCGAAACCGCCATTCCATCAGATCCATCGGTGATGATCGTAGCGCTACTGAGGTTACGGATGATGAAGTTTAAATTATCTATTGACGATTTTGGGACAGGTTTTGCATCACTAGAACAACTTCATATGTTGCCTTTTCATGAGTTAAAAATAGATCGATGTTTTGTGTCAAATATCATCAATAATCCAAAATCACGAGCGTTATTTAGTAGGAGCATTTCATTAGCCAAAGACCTCGATTTACTCGCTGTTGCAGAAGGTGTTGAAGATGTTGAAACCAAATGTTTAATTCAAAAACTTGGCTGCTCTATTGCACAAGGTTTTTATTTTTCTAAACCATTACCTGCAGAAGAGATGATAAAAAACATTAATGATGTTGGATTAAGTTTCGGTAACCATCAAGAGGAGGCACAAGTTGAATAAAAAATTTTCTGCAGCTTTTATTCTCGCGTCGATGTTGTTGATAATCGGAATTGTTATTTTTGCTTTGAGTAGCAATAGTTTATTAAAACAGCGGACAATTTCCTTCTATGAAAAAGAAGCAAAACAGTTAACTAGGCTTGTTGAAAAAAGTCTCCATGAGCGTTACCACGATAGTGAATTGCTGACATTATTTTTAGGAAAGGTAACTCAAAACGATTTTACTGAATCAGTTTCTTCAGAACAATTAGCAACGAAACTTAATGGTTTAATAGAGAATCGGTATTCATTCAAAAAAATAGCAATATTGGATTTACAAGGAAAAGTGTTAGCAGAAACAAATCGTAATTCAGATTCCAAGTTTGTAGCCTCGACTAGCTTAGATCAATTAACAATTGCGAATGCGGATTGGTTTAAAGCAATACGAAACTACCAAGTTAACCGAAACAATCATGTATTTATGTTTGGTCCACAAAGGCAATTTATAGATAAACAGCCAGGAAGTTATGATATTTTGTTCGGAAGCCCAATATTTGATGACCAGGATAAGATGGTGGGGATCTGGGTAAATATTGTAGATTTCAATATCGTTGAGGACATTTTTAAAGAAACGTACCAGAAATTAGTTGAGAAAAATCTATATCATGTTGAACTTTCCTTAATTGATAATAAAGGGTATTTACTTGTTGATTATGACCCTATAGCAAAAAAACAAGATGCATACATACGCGATTTTAATATCTTAAACAAAACAAACCTTGTTGACTTAAAGATTACAGGAGCAGATCGCGCCATCGCAGGCTTTTCTGGAACAGAACTTTCACACCACGAAATAAATGAAAAGAAACAAATAACGATTTATAACCATTTTTCTGGTTATAAGGAATTACAAGGTATTGGCTGGTCTACATTAATTAGAATAGATGAAAGTGACATCTTCTCAGCGGCTGAATTGTTAAACAAAAATATGTATTTATTGCTTATCTTTATTTTTGTTCTACTCAGTTTTCTTGGTTATTTTCTTTACAAAAACTTAGTTTATCCTCTTAATAAAATCTCAAGCACAATCATTGGTTTGTCAAAAGGTAAACTTACGACTAACAGTTTTAAGCACCTTGATTCACATACCAGAATACTACTTGAAGACTTGCAGCATAAGTTTGTAGAAAGTGAAAAACTATTGAGCAAAAGCCTTTACCAACAACAAACACTAGAGTTGCAAAGGAGTGCTATTAACTCAATAAAAACAGGGATTGTAGTTGTAGATATACAACTCCCAGGCCAACCGATTATATTTATCAATAAAGCTTTTAGCACTATTACTGGCTTCAGTGCTGAAGAAGTATTAGGGAAAAATTGTCGATTTTTACAGGGACCGAATACTGAAAAAGATTTAATTAAGCACCTTTCTCATGCAATCCATAAAGGAAAAGCCTGTGACGTAGTCATTACTAATTATACTAAAACAGGAAATGAGTTTATAAACAATCTGTCTATAGGGCCTGTTTACAATAGTAATAAAGAGCTAACCCATTACATCGGTGTTCAGACCGATATTACTGAGGAGAAAAGAAAAGAAGAAGCATCAACGGCGGAAATGACTTCGATACTTGAAAAAAGAACAAAAGAGTCAAAGGATTCAGCTGACAGACTAAGAGCGGTGTTTGATACGGCGCTAGATGGAATGATTGTATTAAATTCAAGAGGTACTATAAAAGATGTTAACCGTTCGCTGGAGTTGATCTTTGGAAGAACTCAAAGTGAATTAATAGACAAAAACATCAGCATATTATTATTGAACCTTCAATATAACAATCAACAACCGGTAGGAACTTCTGCATTTAGCGACTGGCTACAAGATTATATTGGTAACCCTCAAAAGATATATGGTTTACATAAAGCCGGACACCAAATACCTATAGAGCTTTCCGTTGGGGAAACCAAGCTTGAATCGGAAATGATGTTTGTAGCTATAATGCGCGACATTACTTTCCAAGAGTTGACCAAACAGCGTGAACTTAAATTACAGACTCAACTCCATGAACAAGAATTAATTTACCGAACAGCGTTCAACCAGGCTGCTGTAGGCATTGCACGTATAGGTATTGACTCAAGATTTGTAGAAGTAAACACCAAGATGTGTGAAATCTTGGGCTATGAAGAACAAGTTCTATTAACTAAAAAAATTAAAGACGTGACATACAAAAAAGATGTCGCTCAATCCTTTGAATACATAAAGGACTTGCTTGAAGATAAAAAGTCATTCTTTAATACTGATAAACGGTATATCAGAGGAGATGGCACAGTTTTTTGGGCAAACCTTTCTGTTTCTCTTGTTAGAGATGCTGAGAGTTTTGAACCTAAATTTTTCATTGCTGTTGTCGAGGACATCACAGAGCAAAAAGAATTTGCCGAAGATTTGTTTAATGCTAAAAATGAGCGTGACAAATTATTAAATGGCATCAATTTAGCTTCCGAAGCTGGAGGTATTTGTAACTGGTCATTCGACATAACAACAGGCGCTCTTAAATGGGATCCGAGGATGTACGATTTATATGAGATCGATACAAGTAAGCCCTTATCTTATGACGATTGGAAAAATGCTTTGCATCCTGATGATGTTGATAAAGCAGAGCAAGAAGTTGCAGATGCAATTAAAAATGTTTGTTCCATAAAAACAGAGTTTAGAATAGTCGTTGGCAAAAAGAACACGGTAAAATGGATACAGTGTTCAGCTGACTTATCGTTAGATGAAGATAATAACCCTGTCACCATGTATGGGATTAATATTGATTTAACCGATGAAAAAAATATTCAGCAGAAACTTGAAAAAGAAACTCAAGCAGCCAATCAGGCTAGTCAATCTAAATCCCGCTTTTTAGCCACCATGAGCCATGAAATTAGAACCCCTATGAATGGCGTGATTGGCATGGTTGATTTACTAAGAAATACATCACTTAATGCTGATCAAAAAAGAATGCTTACTACAGTTCGTGATTCATCATTTGCGTTACTGGATATTATTAATGACATTCTTGATTTTTCTAAGATTGAATCTGGACAATTAGAACTTGATACCGTGCCTTGTAATGTTTTGTCGTTAATCGAGAAAACAATGGACAGTCTATGGATAAGTGCCTCAAATAAAAATGTCGATTTATATATTGAACCAGACTTATTAACACCGATAGAGCTGATGCTTGATTCAGTTCGAGTCAGGCAAATACTGCTAAATATCGTCGGTAATGCGATTAAGTTTTCGGGAGGAGAAAATAAACAGGGAAGGGTTATTGTTAAAACAGACTATACAAATGATAGTATTTCACTAGAGGTTATTGATAATGGTGTTGGTATCTCGGAAGAACAACAACGAAAACTGTTTGTGCCTTTTTCGCAAGCCGATTCATCTACAACAAGAAAGTTTGGTGGTACAGGGCTTGGTTTAAGTATCACCAAATCTTTTACAGAGCTCATGAAAGGAAACATAGCAATTCAAAGTGAACTAGGAAAAGGTAGTTCATTCAAAGTAACATTACCTAACAATACTAAAACATCTTCAGTCACCCAATTTGAGCAACTAGACTTTTCACCATTCTCTATTTTTATCACAACTTCAGATACCTTTTTGTCAGCAAATTGCTTAGCTATTTTGTCTCAACTGAATCATGACAAAATTCAAGTCATAGATGACTCCTACGAGTTAATAACACAATCTATAAAGCCTGCCATTATTATTTCAGATAGCGAGAGATTTAAGTATTCAGAAGAATTTCAGCAAGTTAAAACGTTATTCTTAAATGATGATCCGATTAAAACAAAAGGCCATATCGATCCATACTCTTTTGTTGTCGGTAATCATCCATTAAAACCTACAGAACTTATCTTTGGACTGGCTATATTGTGTGGATTGAAAAGCCCGACACTCGATTGGTCAACTGTAAATACTGAAATACCAACAAAAATAATTCCACAAACGAAAGCAGAAGCTGAAGTGAGTAACACTCTCATATTAGTCGCAGAAGACCAGCCAACAAATAGATTGGTACTGGGTAAGCAACTCGAAAGCTTAGGATATGCTTTCGAAATGGCAGAAGATGGGGTAATTGCTCTTGAACTTTGGAAAAGTGGGAGGTTTGGTTTATTACTGACAGATTACCATATGCCTAATATGGATGGGTTGGAGTTAACACGAACCATTCGTAACATTGAGCTTGAAAGGAACATGGAACCGTTAACTATTATTGCAGTAACAGCTAATGCAATGGTAGGAGAGTCAGAAAAATGCTTTGAAGCAGGGATGAATGACTATATTGCCAAACCGATAGAAATTAAAGTTTTACGAGATACCTTAACTAAGTATATTTCGCTCATACATTCAACAAAAAAGAAACTGCCGAGTAAAAAAGATAACACGACATTAAATGATTCAGCTATAGATTTCAAAAAACTTGAGGCTGTAATAGGAACAGATGACCGAGAAATTACTAATGAAATTTTGACTATGTTTTGGTCAAGTGTGATCGAAGACTTTCAGGCGATCAAAGAGGCGCTAGATAGCAAGCAGCCAGAAATTATTAGAAGTAAAAGCCATGCAGCGAAAGGCGCTTCTGTTTCAAGTGGAGCGATTAATCTGGGTGAATTGTTTCAATGGATTGAAAAAAATAATAATAACTTTGAAGGGATTGAAAGCCAGATTAAATTAATAGATGGACAGCTACTTTCAATAAAACAAGTATTAGAAGCCCGAGAAATCCTCTAACAAACATAAAAGGGTAGTGTATGGATAATATGATTAGTGTTGTGGTGTTCTATCAATCAATAGAAATCAAAAAAGTGGTACAGGAAATTCTCAGAAATAAATATCAGAGGATTTTGTACTGTGATATCAAAACTAATCAAGACCAATTCATTGCATTTATGGAAGATAAATCTAAACCAACACTTTTTATATATGCTTTTGAAGAACCAAAGGAAGCAGTCGAATTTAATGAAATTATAGTTTCATTAAATAATTCAAAAAAAATACTAAGTGATAAATATTTATCGTTATTAATTTGTTGTAGAGAACACCGTGAAGCTGCCTATTTTGAATGTTCAAAAGGGCGCTTTTACAGTTATGAAACCTATAAACCGGTTTACGATATGAACCGCATTAGACTATCTATAACTCAAATGTGTGATTTACTGACAAGCCAAGATAAAGTCCATTTTTACGAAGAAGACAAAAAAGCCATTATTAATAAACTTCAGTACGTATCAGTACAATTACATGAGGTTGAAACCTCAATAGTGGATGAACAAGGGGTTCAACATAGTTTACTCAATGAGCTCATTAATGAGATAGATAAATTATGTAATGGTGATATGAGTAAAGAAAGTGAAAAGGTTCAAAATCATGTAGCAAAAATAAAACCCAAAGTTGAAAATTTTAAAGCGCATAACCAAAATTATTTTAATGAAATAGGTACCAAGGTTAGGGCAGCTGCGCCAAGCTATAAGAAAAAGATGCCCCTAGTACTAGTCGTAGACGACCAAAATGTGATGTTAAAGATCATTACAACAATATTGAAACCGAAAGGTTTTGATGTAGAAGTGGCAATTAATGGCGCAGCGGCAATCAATAAACTTAAAAGTTGTAAACCAGAATTGATATTATTAGATATTGATATGCCAGTGATGAATGGAATTCAGACTCTTAAAAATATGAAAAGTATGGAACAGTTGGAGAATGTACCAATAATTATGCTAACCAGCATAACGGATAAAGAAAGCTTTATAGAATGTCGTCAACTTGGAGCTATTGACTATATCGTTAAACCAACGAATGCAGAGACATTACTCAAGAAAATATTTGCGGTTATATAAATAGTATCAGTTTTAATGCCGATAAATAACGTTATCGGCATTAACGAATTGTGCTACTATTTATCAATAATTTCAGATAGATAATATTATGTACTTCGAGAAACCACCTGTTTATCCTTTGTTTGATTCTGCTGACTTTATTCTTTCCGGTAACAGCTTTATCAACCAGCATATCACTGCGGTGTCATTAAAAGATGTCCCTGATGCAGGCCTTATTATTGAGCATTGCTCAGACTGGTTATATGAACAAAAACAATCAGAAAATAACTATAAAGCCTATCGAAGTGAGCTTACAACTTACTTGCATTGGTGCTTTGATGTTGCTGTTTTATCTCCGATTCAAGTAACAAGAAAGGATATTGCACGGTATATAAATTATTGTGAAAATCCACCCACAGAACTGGTTGGATACTTTAATGTAGCCCAATTTAAGACAGAAAAAACGACTGGAATACGCTACCCAAACTCAGCCTGGAGACCATTTGTTGGTAAAAAGCAACTCGGAAAACAGTTGCCATATAGCCTAAGTGAAAATGCATTAAAAACTAAGATTGCAATTTTATCGTCATTTTATGGTTACCTAATTAGTGAAGAATACACCGAACGGAATCCAGCCCAACTCTGGTTTAAGCACAGTCGTTTTGCAATCAATCGCAAATATATTAAAAATGAAGATGATAATAATCATGCGTTTACCAAACTACAGTGGTCCTATGTAGTAAGTACAGTTTCAGAGCTGGCAGAAAAAGAACCCAGTAAGCACCAACGTAGCTTGTTTTTAATTAACATCCTGTATAGCTGTTATTTACGTATTTCAGAAATTAGTGGACGCGCTGGTTACTCTCCAATGATGAGCCAATTTAGAAAAGATGTTCATAACGGTATTTGGTACTTTTATGTTCCTTATTCTAAAAGCGGCAAAGCGAGAAGTATTGCTATTTCAACGACATTACTAGATGGTTTAAAGCAATACCGGAGATACCTTGGCTTATCAGATTTGCCTTCTATCAATGAACAACATCCAATCTTTATCAGACATAAAGCTGCTGCGCACGGCCGAGATTCAGGTGTATTAAATGCCAACCTTGGCATAAGACAAATACGCGAAGAAATTGATTCGTTGATAAACCTAGCTGCAGATAAGGCACTAGAAGATGGATTTGAGCAAGATAGTGATTTAATGCGAAAGTTAACAGCGCACAATATTCGTCATACTGGCATCACTCATGACATCAACATTAATCAAAGACCTTTATCACATGTGCAAGCTGATGCGGGTCATGAAAGTATCGACACGACATCTCAGTATTTACATACCACTCAAACTGAACGACATCAGAGTGCTGCTAACAAACCCTTAGATCATTTAGTGTAAAACTTAGGCGCTTGTACGTGAAATCTGAGATACAACTAAGGCAATAGGCGTCAGATTTTACGTACGAACACCCAGTTAATTAACTAATTTAGAGCGCTTATGGATGATAATGCTTAATTATCCTTGAAAGCAGCCTAAACCTATCCATAACGATTAGCACACATAACTACGCACAATGTATATTATGTTAAATAGAGTTTGACTGGTTATAAGATTAATCTAAAAATTCCAATCCTCACCTCAAATTTCTCTAAGATGGTTAATGCAATTTAACTTCACTCTATTTGTGAACGACTCACAATGAACTCTTAAAAATCTTTCGACAAGATTATATTTCGCGAGTTGAAATAATTTAGTTTGTTATACCAGGTTTACACCGATTGAAATTAGTTAACTCTTTATCCAGTTTGATAGTAATTGTTTATAACTTAACTAAATTACTATTTATAAAATTAGGAACACTGATGCGTCATTTGGATCAAATAGCATTTACTCTAATTGATTTTTTAGTCGTTACTCTATCAATGAATTGGTTCATTACTAAAGTCCATGGTTAGTTGTTACATAATTTATTGATAGACTTGATTGCTGTTAGCGATTAAATATTTTGACTTTGTTGCCTTATAAAAATGCCATCAACTATGAACTTCTACATAACTAATTGTATATTAATAACTTTATTAATCATTGCTAGTGCACTTTGTTTGATTAATTAGCTTGAAACATTGATATCAATTGTTCATCTATCAAATCCGAAGATTGAATGTTTACCGCTACTGGTTTATTACAATGCACTCTCTGGTTACAAGACATTAAGCATAATTGCCACAATTGCTTTTTGGTTTCAATATCCAAACTTTTAACGTCTGCTACGCAAAGGTGGCCACTTTGGATTAATAAGGCCATTTTTTCTAGTGGAATGGAAATGTTTAATTTAGTCATGATAATTACCCCAATATTCAGTTGAAGTAATTATAACTTAATGAGAATGATTATCAACACGATTTGTGGTAATTTCGATTGCGATGTTCGCTTTTAGTGATTGTCAGCTAAAAAATCAAACCACGTAGATTTTACTTCACCGTTTAATTCAAAGTTTACGATTGTTCGCCAAACCATATAATCACTGCTACATGAGCCGTATATAGCTTGGCCTGAAAAGGATTTTGAGTCAGCTGATGTTAATTTAACGGGAATAATTCCCATAAACATATCACGACCTTCAATTCTTAC
This window of the Shewanella goraebulensis genome carries:
- a CDS encoding YkgJ family cysteine cluster protein codes for the protein MKIEITEILSIDSTDIDPNITCTGCKACCCKLEVILISETGVPEEYIGEDQWGGEVMKRLDDGWCIAVDRETLMCTIYENRPWVCREFEMGSYECVEERQQM
- a CDS encoding DUF4145 domain-containing protein; amino-acid sequence: MNGMQFFIELLDKLAWPLVFIFSVVTLQKPLAALIPLAKKFKFKDFEIEFGQELKAVSKKAEGAFPELEIDKKSVLIASVENLPNSSILQAWSEVDKAAENLIRIKLPNVILDSNTRYKDIEETLVSEHIIDTKKAKLFSELRVLRNKVAHAKGYEVGKVEAIQYIELCFVMVDHLNHIRQL
- a CDS encoding SpoIIAA family protein; this encodes MSDDTHGFSIGVDRVNNDVFLSLKAKGTLTHQDYLTISPIIDSALAEVKHPKVNVFIDGTELNGWEIRAAWDDLKLGLKHGNEFQKIAIYGNKGWQEVAGKVAKWFINGDSKFFEDKEQAMKWLLS
- a CDS encoding EAL domain-containing response regulator; its protein translation is MTREIHSILVVDDQEIIRQIFIKSLQLLGTYQITEASDGLEAFTLIKSQPFDLVFCDLNMPVKDGLYLLQRLIEIQYTSPIVLFSGEDETLLNSAKVLATHYHLNILDIVPKPITSVMLKDFIEQASSIKIFPKQKKLVTFTYKQLQYHLVQGHVKAFLQPQYDLKTNQVCGFEALARIVYGENVISPAQFINAAEDTDLIIPLTKAVILDAFKYFSRLKKPYLSLNLSINLSGKILGDETLPQWIEEQACALGIANSSITCELTETAIPSDPSVMIVALLRLRMMKFKLSIDDFGTGFASLEQLHMLPFHELKIDRCFVSNIINNPKSRALFSRSISLAKDLDLLAVAEGVEDVETKCLIQKLGCSIAQGFYFSKPLPAEEMIKNINDVGLSFGNHQEEAQVE
- a CDS encoding PAS domain S-box protein, with the translated sequence MNKKFSAAFILASMLLIIGIVIFALSSNSLLKQRTISFYEKEAKQLTRLVEKSLHERYHDSELLTLFLGKVTQNDFTESVSSEQLATKLNGLIENRYSFKKIAILDLQGKVLAETNRNSDSKFVASTSLDQLTIANADWFKAIRNYQVNRNNHVFMFGPQRQFIDKQPGSYDILFGSPIFDDQDKMVGIWVNIVDFNIVEDIFKETYQKLVEKNLYHVELSLIDNKGYLLVDYDPIAKKQDAYIRDFNILNKTNLVDLKITGADRAIAGFSGTELSHHEINEKKQITIYNHFSGYKELQGIGWSTLIRIDESDIFSAAELLNKNMYLLLIFIFVLLSFLGYFLYKNLVYPLNKISSTIIGLSKGKLTTNSFKHLDSHTRILLEDLQHKFVESEKLLSKSLYQQQTLELQRSAINSIKTGIVVVDIQLPGQPIIFINKAFSTITGFSAEEVLGKNCRFLQGPNTEKDLIKHLSHAIHKGKACDVVITNYTKTGNEFINNLSIGPVYNSNKELTHYIGVQTDITEEKRKEEASTAEMTSILEKRTKESKDSADRLRAVFDTALDGMIVLNSRGTIKDVNRSLELIFGRTQSELIDKNISILLLNLQYNNQQPVGTSAFSDWLQDYIGNPQKIYGLHKAGHQIPIELSVGETKLESEMMFVAIMRDITFQELTKQRELKLQTQLHEQELIYRTAFNQAAVGIARIGIDSRFVEVNTKMCEILGYEEQVLLTKKIKDVTYKKDVAQSFEYIKDLLEDKKSFFNTDKRYIRGDGTVFWANLSVSLVRDAESFEPKFFIAVVEDITEQKEFAEDLFNAKNERDKLLNGINLASEAGGICNWSFDITTGALKWDPRMYDLYEIDTSKPLSYDDWKNALHPDDVDKAEQEVADAIKNVCSIKTEFRIVVGKKNTVKWIQCSADLSLDEDNNPVTMYGINIDLTDEKNIQQKLEKETQAANQASQSKSRFLATMSHEIRTPMNGVIGMVDLLRNTSLNADQKRMLTTVRDSSFALLDIINDILDFSKIESGQLELDTVPCNVLSLIEKTMDSLWISASNKNVDLYIEPDLLTPIELMLDSVRVRQILLNIVGNAIKFSGGENKQGRVIVKTDYTNDSISLEVIDNGVGISEEQQRKLFVPFSQADSSTTRKFGGTGLGLSITKSFTELMKGNIAIQSELGKGSSFKVTLPNNTKTSSVTQFEQLDFSPFSIFITTSDTFLSANCLAILSQLNHDKIQVIDDSYELITQSIKPAIIISDSERFKYSEEFQQVKTLFLNDDPIKTKGHIDPYSFVVGNHPLKPTELIFGLAILCGLKSPTLDWSTVNTEIPTKIIPQTKAEAEVSNTLILVAEDQPTNRLVLGKQLESLGYAFEMAEDGVIALELWKSGRFGLLLTDYHMPNMDGLELTRTIRNIELERNMEPLTIIAVTANAMVGESEKCFEAGMNDYIAKPIEIKVLRDTLTKYISLIHSTKKKLPSKKDNTTLNDSAIDFKKLEAVIGTDDREITNEILTMFWSSVIEDFQAIKEALDSKQPEIIRSKSHAAKGASVSSGAINLGELFQWIEKNNNNFEGIESQIKLIDGQLLSIKQVLEAREIL
- a CDS encoding response regulator — encoded protein: MDNMISVVVFYQSIEIKKVVQEILRNKYQRILYCDIKTNQDQFIAFMEDKSKPTLFIYAFEEPKEAVEFNEIIVSLNNSKKILSDKYLSLLICCREHREAAYFECSKGRFYSYETYKPVYDMNRIRLSITQMCDLLTSQDKVHFYEEDKKAIINKLQYVSVQLHEVETSIVDEQGVQHSLLNELINEIDKLCNGDMSKESEKVQNHVAKIKPKVENFKAHNQNYFNEIGTKVRAAAPSYKKKMPLVLVVDDQNVMLKIITTILKPKGFDVEVAINGAAAINKLKSCKPELILLDIDMPVMNGIQTLKNMKSMEQLENVPIIMLTSITDKESFIECRQLGAIDYIVKPTNAETLLKKIFAVI
- a CDS encoding tyrosine-type recombinase/integrase, producing MYFEKPPVYPLFDSADFILSGNSFINQHITAVSLKDVPDAGLIIEHCSDWLYEQKQSENNYKAYRSELTTYLHWCFDVAVLSPIQVTRKDIARYINYCENPPTELVGYFNVAQFKTEKTTGIRYPNSAWRPFVGKKQLGKQLPYSLSENALKTKIAILSSFYGYLISEEYTERNPAQLWFKHSRFAINRKYIKNEDDNNHAFTKLQWSYVVSTVSELAEKEPSKHQRSLFLINILYSCYLRISEISGRAGYSPMMSQFRKDVHNGIWYFYVPYSKSGKARSIAISTTLLDGLKQYRRYLGLSDLPSINEQHPIFIRHKAAAHGRDSGVLNANLGIRQIREEIDSLINLAADKALEDGFEQDSDLMRKLTAHNIRHTGITHDININQRPLSHVQADAGHESIDTTSQYLHTTQTERHQSAANKPLDHLV